A single genomic interval of Vicia villosa cultivar HV-30 ecotype Madison, WI unplaced genomic scaffold, Vvil1.0 ctg.000605F_1_1, whole genome shotgun sequence harbors:
- the LOC131629758 gene encoding uncharacterized mitochondrial protein AtMg00810-like translates to MSLPKGLNLPHSNTITTKVCKLQKPIYGLKQARRQWYAKLSDSLISIGYKPSTDDYYLFTKNNDSSFTALLIYVDDIVLADNDLSEIRFVKTFLHNKFKIKVLGNLRFFLGLEVAHFSKGILINQRKYTLELLDDAGQLATKPSNTPYDLSIKLDCADSPPFEDESQYRRLIGRLLYLTTTKADIAFAVQQLSQYISNPKIVHFKAAIRILQYLKIALATSLFYAANSNLLLSGFANLDWVACPLTRKSVTGYAVFLGSSLIYWKSKKHTTVSQSSSEAKYRALASLVCEVQWLHYLFKDLNHNFNQPTSIYCDNNSAIYLAHNPSFHERSKHIEIDCHVTRK, encoded by the coding sequence ATGTCTTTGCCTAAAGGTTTAAATCTGCCTCACTCTAACACTATTACAACGAAAGTCTGTAAGCTTCAAAAGCCCATTTATGGACTCAAACAAGCAAGAAGACAATGGTATGCCAAACTTTCTGATTCCTTGATTAGCATTGGGTATAAACCTTCTACTGATGACTACTACCTATTCACTAAAAATAATGATTCTTCATTTACTGCTTTGCTTATATACGTTGATGATATTGTTCTTGCCGACAATGACCTTTCTGAAATTCGATTTGTTAAAACCTTTCTTCATAATAAGTTTAAAATAAAGGTCTTAGGGAATCTTAGATTCTTTCTTGGATTAGAAGTTGCTCACTTTTCCAAAGGTATTTTGATCAATCAAAGAAAATATACCTTAGAACTTTTGGATGATGCTGGTCAACTTGCTACCAAGCCTTCTAATACTCCCTATGACCTTTCCATTAAACTTGATTGTGCTGACTCCCCTCCCTTCGAGGATGAGTCTCAATATCGAAGACTTATTGGAAGACTTTTATATTTAACCACAACTAAAGCTGACATCGCCTTTGCTGTGCAGCAACTTAGTCAATACATTTCTAATCCTAAAATTGTTCACTTTAAAGCCGCTATTAGGATTTTACAGTATTTAAAAATAGCCCTTGCCACTAGTTTATTCTATGCTGCCAATTCTAACTTATTATTATCTGGTTTTGCAAATTTAGATTGGGTTGCTTGCCCTCTAACCCGTAAATCTGTCACTGGCTATGCTGTTTTCTTAGGCTCATCTCTGATATATTGGAAATCCAAAAAGCATACCACTGTATCTCAGAGTAGCTCAGAAGCTAAGTACCGTGCCTTAGCCAGCCTTGTTTGCGAAGTTCAATGGCTCCATTACTTGTTTAAAGATCTGAATCACAACTTCAATCAGCCTACTTCAATCTACTGCGACAACAACTCCGCAATCTACCTTGCACATAATCCATCCTTTCATGAAAGATCCAAACACATCGAGATTGACTGCCACGTCACTCGCAAATAG